AGCGCTTTTCTGAAAGTATTGGAATCTTATCGTAATTCATAAGTGAATACATTGGTGTGTATCCGGCACGGAAAAATATGCTGTGTTGTTTTTCGTATCGCAAACCGACTCGTCCAAGTAACCCAAGATAATGCTGCTTGTCATCATAGGTATCAGTTGAGTCATTATAATTTTTATATACATAAAGATAATTCAGACCTCCGCTTATTTCGACCATCAGCGCTCCTCCGCCAAGCATTAAATTTAAAGTTGCGGGAACACCAACTGTCCTTGTTTTTTTGAACGACCAGAAATCAATGCCAAGAGTATAGCTTAGTAAATAATTTTCGCGGCATATCAATGTGTGGTCCCAGTTTATAGAGCTGAGTCCAAATAAATTTTTAAAACGAACATTCTCTTCTAAAAATAATGTATTGCGCGGACAAATATTTACAGGTTGACAATTCTTTGGACGTGGCTGAGGATAACCATCAAGGGTTTGTTGTGCATCAGAATAAGTGAAGAGTAAAACGAAAAATAAAATGCTGATAAAATATTTTTTCATATTCGTAATATTTAGAAAACAAATGTAAATGATTTTCTTTGTTTTTTAGTAATGCTACAAAAATTATAACTTTTTAATAAATAAAAATATGTAAAATTCGTCCATACAATGCGACAGTTAGTCTATTTATGGTGTTTTTACTTGCAATTTGAAATCATGAAATATAAATTTGTTGTTCTCATTTAAATATTTTTTACCTTGAAAAATAAATTTATCATTCTGCTTTTTACGATAAATTATTTTTGTTGTAATGTGCATTCGCAAACCTTGAATCCTTTTTATTATTCTGTTGCAAATAATGTTTCGTACGATACCATTTTAAAAAATCTTCAGGAATTTCAATCATTAGGTGTAAAACAAACAGGAACAACTGCGTTGAACAATACCCGAAACTGGATAGTTAATAAATATTCGCAATATAGTTATACAAATATTCTTAGCGATATATATACATCCGGTAGCAACCAGCTTTATAATGTTGTTTTAACAAAAACCGGAATACTCTATCCGAATAAATATGTAATTGTTTGTGGTCATTATGATACAAGAACAGGGACAGGGACTAACGATAATGGAAGCGGAATTGCTATAATCCTTGAAATAGCAAGACTTATAAAAAATATTAACACGGAATATTCGGTTCGCTTTATTAATTTTAGTGGAGAAGAAGATGGTTTTCTTGGAAGTGAACATTATGTAAGTGATATTGTAAGCCCGGAAAATATGGATATTCGGCTTGTATTCAATATTGACGAAGTAGGTGGTGTTGCCGGTCAAACGAATAATAAAATAAAATGCGAAAGCGACCAGTCAAGCCCTTCATCAAATAATGCTTCTTCTGCTGCATTTACCGATACGCTTGCAAATTTAACGATATTATATTCTTCGCTTACAACTGAAATAACCAATGCTTATGGCAGCGACTATATGCCTTTCCAAAGTAATGGTGAAATAATTACAGGCTATTTTGAATATAATGAATCGAGTTATGTTCACACTTCAAATGATAATTTAAGTCATCTCGATCCCAGTTATGTTTCAGAAATTGCAAAGGCGGCAACTGCTGCAACATTATATTTCGCTATGGCATATGAAGGGAATGTATCAATTGCGGAAAATGAAACGATGAAAACCACTGTCTTTCCTAATCCTTTCAGTGATAATATATTTGTGAAGAACAGTGATAATGAAAAAAGTTTTTTTACAATTTATAATTTATTTGGTGAAAAGATTTTTGAAAAGGATTTTTCAGGAAATGAAAATATTTGCCTGGATGAAATTCCTGCTGCATCATATTTTTACCGCATCATAAAGCCTTCAGGGAAAATTATAAAATCAGGGATACTTGTAAAAGAAAAGTAAAAAATTATTCCAAAGCCTTTTCAATACAATTCCAAAGTTTATCGGCTGATTTTTGCCAGCTGAAATTTTCGCGCTGGATGCATCCTTTAGCGATGAGTTCATCTCTCAGGTTTTTGTTGAGCGCAATTTTTTCCATGGCTTCGGCAATGGATTCGGGTGAGAATGGATCTACGAAAAGTGCTGCATTGCCTGCTATTTCAGGCATTGATGTATTATTTGATGTGATGAGCGGTGTTTCGCAATTAAAAGCTTCAAGAATAGGAATCCCGAACCCTTCGAAAATAGATACATAGGTCATGGCAATTGCCGAGCTGATTATTTTATTCAGCTCCACTGAATCAACTCTTCCGGTAAAGGTAACTTCATGACGGTATAGCATGTTTTCGTATACACGATTTATTTCTTCTGTCCACCACCGCTTTTCACCAACAATAAGCAAACGGATATCGCTGTTGTTATTGACTTTGAAAATATCGAATGCTTTAAAAAGATTGGTTAGATTTTTTCGCGGATGCAGCGAACCAACAAAAACAAAATATGGATGATCGCCGGAATATTTCCAAAGCGTGTTATCTTTTTGTAATGGTCCTATAGGTTTATATTTTTCGTTACACCCGTTGTATACGACATCAATTTTTTCAGGATTTACCTTGTATTTTTTTACAATGTCGTTTTTCGAAAATTCCGAAACCGTTGCCAGTCTTGTTGATTTTCTTGCAAAGCGCGGAAAATAATACCTGTAATATTGACGATACCAGAAAGGCAGGTTTTGCGGGTAATGTTCAAAATTCAAGTCATGGATGACATTTACTGTTTTTACTTTTGTATGTAAAGGCATCCATCCATCAGTAGAAAGATATAAATCAGCTTTATAACTTCGTAATAAAAATGGAAATAATTCATTAAAGCGGATATGCCATAAAATAGGGTGGCGTGAAGGAGGATATAAAATAATAGGTGTTATATTATCCGAAAAAATAAATTGGTGATCAAAAGGTCTGTCGAAAACAAAAATAAATTCGTGTTCGGGATGCTGGGTAGTAATTCGTTTTAATGTTTCATAACTGAACCATCCCAGCCCTTCCAGTTTGTTTTTAATTAAACATTGTGTGTTAACAACAACCTTCATAATAAAAATATGCCCATTATGGTGTCAAAAGTATATTTTTACAATGGATTACCCAAATAACTATTAGTAAAAAATGAAAAGCTTTCATAAATTTGCACGATTTTAAAATGGGATGCTAAAAAAATTTCTCAAGAATATCACCCTGGTTCTTTTTCTGAACCTCCTAATTAAACCCTTCTGGATATTGGGTATAGACAGGGCTGTACAGAATAGGGTAGGGGTAGAAGATTACGGATTTTATTATGCTATTTTCAGTTTTTCGTTCCTGCTGAACATATTGCTCGATTTCGGAATAACTAATTTTAATAATAAAAATATCGCGCAAAATAATCATTTATTGCGCAAGCATCTTTCGAGTATAATCGTATTGAAATTAATTCTTGGTGGAATATATCTTGTGATAAGCTTGATATGTGCTTTCATTATTCGTTACGATTATACACAGATAATGCTACTGATAGTGTTAGCCTTCAACCAGTTTTTAATATCTTTTGTTTTGTATTTGCGCTCTAATCTTTCGGGCTTGCATTTATTTAAGATCGATAGTTTTATTTCTGTACTTGATAGATCGATCATGATCATTGTATGTGCATTCTTGCTTTGGGGTATGCCCGGTACGTATGAATTCACGATACGCACTTATACATTTGCTCAATTATTTGCTTATTTCTGTACAGCCGTGATTACATTAATTATTGTTTTCAGAAAAGCCAAATCGAAATTTTTGAAATTGAACTGGAGCCTTCCATTTTCTTTAATGATCATTAAAAAAAGTTTTCCTTTTGCCGTACTGGTTTTACTTATGACTTTTTATAACCGGATCGATACGGTAATGATGGAGCGTATGTTGCCCGATGCTTCAGTTGCAGGTGTTGGAATGCACAGCGGTGAAGCACAATCGGGAATATATGCATCGGCATATAGGTTGCTTGATGCAACAAACATGATAGCATATCTTTTTTCCATTTTATTACTTCCGCTTTTTGCAAAAATGATAAAGCATAAGGAGCCGGTTGTAGATTTGGTCAAACTTTCTTTTTCGTTGTTATTTGTTGGATCAATCATTGTCTCATTAACCTCATTATTCTTCAGTGATGATATAATGAAATTATTATATCCTTTAAATCTCAGTAACGAGAGTATTTCCCAATATAATTTACGAATGGAAGAATCGTCAAGGGTATTCGGGTTATTGATGGGTTGCTTTGTCCCCATATCTTCAACATATGTATTTGGTACTTTATTAACAGCAAATGGTAATTTGAAACAACTGAATATTATGGCCGCAAGTGGAATGTTGCTCAATATTGTTCTTAATATTTTTCTTATTCCGCGTTTATATGCTACCGGTTCGGCTTTTGCAAGTTTTTCCACACAGCTTATTACATCAGCAGTACAGGTTGTTCTGGCACAAAGGATATTCCGGTTCCGGATTAATGTAAAGTATCTGGTTTCCTTGGTAATATTTGTTCTCGGCGTTTTAATGGCTGGATATATTTCACGGCAACTCCATTTTTACTGGATTACCCAAATGATGATTATGGTTATAATAAGTTTTGTTTTAGCAATTGCCCTCAGGATCATAAGTTTCAGGAAAATGATTTCCATTATTAGAGATGAATAATCATTTGTTTTTTGAAATGTTTTTTTTTATACATTTGTTTTCTTAAAAATTATTTAAAATATTTTTCATGAATAGTAATCAAGAAAGTAATATTTTTGACTCAACGAGTTTTTTGGCCTTTCTTGGAAAGTGGAAAAAAATCCTTTTAATTGTTAGTGGGATAGCTGTATTATCTGGAATTATATTCACCTCGCCTTTTTTTATTACACCTAAATACAAGGCAACAGTCATTATGTTCCCGACTTCAACAAATTCTATTTCGAAAGCGTTAATGTCGGATAATTATGGAGGGAAACAGGATATTCTCGAATTTGGTGCTGAAGAGCAGGCTGAACAATTATTGCAAATATTGAACTCCAATAAAATAAGGGCACGTGTTATTCAGAAATATAATCTGCTTGAACATTATGATATAAACCCTGAGTCCAGATTTAAAAATACACTTCTTTATAAAGAATACGAAAATAATATTACGTTCAGGCGTACTGAATTCATGGCGGTTGAAATTGAAGTCCTTGACAAAGACCCACAAATGGCCGCTGATATTGCTAATGATATTGCAGCGCTTCTCGATTCAACAAAAAATGCAATGCAAAAAGAAAGAGCAATTAAAGGATTTCAAATTGTAGAAGCAGAATATAAAAAGATAAAGACTGAAGTTGAGGAAATGGAAGACTCGCTTA
This Bacteroidales bacterium DNA region includes the following protein-coding sequences:
- a CDS encoding glycosyltransferase family 1 protein — translated: MKVVVNTQCLIKNKLEGLGWFSYETLKRITTQHPEHEFIFVFDRPFDHQFIFSDNITPIILYPPSRHPILWHIRFNELFPFLLRSYKADLYLSTDGWMPLHTKVKTVNVIHDLNFEHYPQNLPFWYRQYYRYYFPRFARKSTRLATVSEFSKNDIVKKYKVNPEKIDVVYNGCNEKYKPIGPLQKDNTLWKYSGDHPYFVFVGSLHPRKNLTNLFKAFDIFKVNNNSDIRLLIVGEKRWWTEEINRVYENMLYRHEVTFTGRVDSVELNKIISSAIAMTYVSIFEGFGIPILEAFNCETPLITSNNTSMPEIAGNAALFVDPFSPESIAEAMEKIALNKNLRDELIAKGCIQRENFSWQKSADKLWNCIEKALE
- a CDS encoding M28 family peptidase, giving the protein MKNKFIILLFTINYFCCNVHSQTLNPFYYSVANNVSYDTILKNLQEFQSLGVKQTGTTALNNTRNWIVNKYSQYSYTNILSDIYTSGSNQLYNVVLTKTGILYPNKYVIVCGHYDTRTGTGTNDNGSGIAIILEIARLIKNINTEYSVRFINFSGEEDGFLGSEHYVSDIVSPENMDIRLVFNIDEVGGVAGQTNNKIKCESDQSSPSSNNASSAAFTDTLANLTILYSSLTTEITNAYGSDYMPFQSNGEIITGYFEYNESSYVHTSNDNLSHLDPSYVSEIAKAATAATLYFAMAYEGNVSIAENETMKTTVFPNPFSDNIFVKNSDNEKSFFTIYNLFGEKIFEKDFSGNENICLDEIPAASYFYRIIKPSGKIIKSGILVKEK
- a CDS encoding oligosaccharide flippase family protein, which gives rise to MLKKFLKNITLVLFLNLLIKPFWILGIDRAVQNRVGVEDYGFYYAIFSFSFLLNILLDFGITNFNNKNIAQNNHLLRKHLSSIIVLKLILGGIYLVISLICAFIIRYDYTQIMLLIVLAFNQFLISFVLYLRSNLSGLHLFKIDSFISVLDRSIMIIVCAFLLWGMPGTYEFTIRTYTFAQLFAYFCTAVITLIIVFRKAKSKFLKLNWSLPFSLMIIKKSFPFAVLVLLMTFYNRIDTVMMERMLPDASVAGVGMHSGEAQSGIYASAYRLLDATNMIAYLFSILLLPLFAKMIKHKEPVVDLVKLSFSLLFVGSIIVSLTSLFFSDDIMKLLYPLNLSNESISQYNLRMEESSRVFGLLMGCFVPISSTYVFGTLLTANGNLKQLNIMAASGMLLNIVLNIFLIPRLYATGSAFASFSTQLITSAVQVVLAQRIFRFRINVKYLVSLVIFVLGVLMAGYISRQLHFYWITQMMIMVIISFVLAIALRIISFRKMISIIRDE
- a CDS encoding Wzz/FepE/Etk N-terminal domain-containing protein; this translates as MNSNQESNIFDSTSFLAFLGKWKKILLIVSGIAVLSGIIFTSPFFITPKYKATVIMFPTSTNSISKALMSDNYGGKQDILEFGAEEQAEQLLQILNSNKIRARVIQKYNLLEHYDINPESRFKNTLLYKEYENNITFRRTEFMAVEIEVLDKDPQMAADIANDIAALLDSTKNAMQKERAIKGFQIVEAEYKKIKTEVEEMEDSLTQLRKLGVNDYETQAEAYNTQLAIALAQNNMSGAKKLEEKIKTISEYGGAYVSLRDALENDKKHLSDLKTKYEEAKVDAQEELPCKFIVNSAFKAEKKSYPVRWLIVLVSTLSAFLLAVLVLIIIDNIKRHKFTFT